A section of the Malania oleifera isolate guangnan ecotype guangnan chromosome 2, ASM2987363v1, whole genome shotgun sequence genome encodes:
- the LOC131148876 gene encoding uncharacterized protein LOC131148876 translates to MDVDSQTTFEETILVGDDLMMGPPSPLIPPEIASHVLEGVELCDGILRNLFLCLQVHNVEPFCQDEIALYRECAEKRDTELRQRLKDSERKLGFSMPLDEAKDRVAQLESEATSLERRLILASGIEGMEGFRQRWSLHGRLTDTKERLESLKHGMEKRKKDEPVGGSTPKRWSFW, encoded by the exons ATGGATG TTGATTCACAGACAACATTTGAAGAAACTATTTTGGTTGGTGATGATCTAATGATGGGGCCACCATCACCTCTCATCCCACCAGAAATTGCATCTCATGTTCTTGAAGGTGTTGAGTTGTGTGATGGGATATTGAGGAATCTATTTTTGT GTTTGCAAGTTCATAATGTTGAACCGTTTTGTCAAGATGAGATTGCTTTGTATCGGGAGTGTGCAGAAAAAAGG GACACGGAACTCAGGCAACGGCTTAAGGATAGTGAACGCAAATTGGGCTTCTCAATGCCTTTAGATGAAGCAAAAGATAGAGTCGCTCAGCTTGAATCTGAAGCAACATCCTTGGAGAG GCGCTTGATTCTTGCAAGTGGAATAGAAGGCATGGAAGGATTTCGCCAAAGATGGAGTTTACACGGTCGCCTCACTGATACCAA GGAAAGGCTGGAGTCCTTGAAGCATGGGATGgagaagagaaagaaagatgAACCAGTTGGAGGTTCAACCCCCAAAAGATGGTCTTTTTGGTAG